ttttttaaagaaaaagcaACCCGAAAGATTAGCTTGTCCATTTAAAAATTGAGCATAAGCAAGAAAACATAGTGACGCTGTTTTGAGCCTGAAAACCCCCtcctaaaaaaaaagagaacaaaacaaaagaaaacccTCGCACAGAAAACCCTCCATCTGCAGTCCTCCCGCGCCGCAATCATCCATGGCGGCAGAAGCTGCGCCGCCGTTGTCCTCACCGTCGGCCACAGCAGCAAACCCCGGCCGCAACCCGaagaggaagcggaagcccAAGCCCAAAGCAGCCGGCCCCTCCGCCCTGAACCCTAACTGGGCGCAGCTCCAGTCCAAGCTCCCCCaacgccccgccgccacccacctcgGCAAGCGCAAGCATGACTCCGGCCCTCCGTCGCCCTCCCGGGCGCCCGCGGAGCCGTCTCCGCCCCCTGAGGCGGTGGTGAAGCTCGAGCCTACCTCCGACGATGCCAGGTGAGCGTGCCCGCGCAGCGAGATGCTCGGATTGCCAGTTTTTTTAGATGTTTGGTTTTTTACTTCCTGATTTGGGAATGGCGATTCGGGGTGGCAGCTTGACGAAGGCGGTGGCTATTGACTGCGAGATGGTCGGGGTAGGTTCCGATGGCAGCAAGAGTGCCCTCGGCAGGGTCACCTTGGTAAGCACCATTTTTACTTCAATTTTCATGTTTATTTATTTACTATGTGTAGTAACAGTATGCTTTGTCAATGGAATGAAATTTGCAACTATGTTGTAGCTGGATTTTGTTAGATGTGGAGATATTGTGAGGTTGATTAGGGTAATCTACAGTTGGAGGGTGGTTATTCATAGATGTCTGGTTTAAGAATATGGTGGTTTCAATAATTCCATGACTTAGACGGATTGACATTCTTGTGGTTTCATGAAAGTGGTTGTTACAAGCTTGCATTTGACACTGGTATCATGCAGGTATTTGTTTCAAAAACAtgattagcttatatttaggtTTGGCAGTACCATAAAGTAATTTCCTATCATTTGGGAGTTTCTACTGCTTTTTTATTTACCTGATGTTAAGCTCAGAATTATGCTAATAAAGTAGCATATATATTAGCTTTATTTAGGCAGTGTTCAGCAATTGAGTAGTGCAATATGGCCCTTTCCCCTTATAATGTGGTTTTATCTATTAAATTGTTTTCTGTGGCTACTTGCTACTTCCATGACGATGCTATAAGATAATGTTTTAGTGTTGTTACTAGTGATCTAGTTCTTGCATGAATCTCAGGATTTGACATAATACAATAGAATGTGtacataattaaaaaaaaatcatacaatgTTTTAGTGATATTTGTATACTTGATTTTCTATATCCCTGGATCTGGAGTTAATGCTCCATGTAGAATCAATAACATTTATTTATAGGATAGGTGCACAAAAGTTATCGTGTGGGTTCTTTATGATGTCCTCTGGTGATTTGAAACACTTAGAGAGTTTGATGTGTTGTAAATGGTTCAAGGCTTCAAGCTGTGAAGGTTATTCTTGAAGTTTGTGAATTACATGCTTAAGTTTGATGGAAAATTGTAAGTGTAGGTTTACCTAGCCTTGCTTTAGGAAGAGCGGGAAAATGTTTCCTTACTGTTGTAGCAAGGGAGGAAGAGCCAAACTGGCAAACTTGCTCCTCCAACAAGAAAGATTCTGGAGCAGTAGCAATGCTGTACAAGGGAACCAAACATTCTGGACTTTTTTTTGTTCAACATTATGTAGTACCTGATATATAAGTTTCTGTAGTATTTGCAATGCAACATATGTATTTGATGAAGTTTGTTTGAAATTCCCAAACATTTGGGCAATGCACATGCATTCCTGCCtttgaaatatcatcatctaaTCTTAATATGCTTTTTGTCAGGTTAATTCTTTTGGCAATGTCGTGTATGATGAATACGTTCGAACAGTGGAGCGAATTGTGGATTACCGCACACGCATTAGTGGGATTAGACCTAAGCACATGAATAAAGGTAGAGATGTCACTACATTGTCAGTTATCACTTTATGATATTTTGTTACTGTAGAGAGGTGATGGTGATCTATGTGGGTTATGCAACTGTCTTATGTTACTGCAGCCAAAG
The genomic region above belongs to Setaria italica strain Yugu1 chromosome VI, Setaria_italica_v2.0, whole genome shotgun sequence and contains:
- the LOC101755051 gene encoding RNA exonuclease 4, coding for MAAEAAPPLSSPSATAANPGRNPKRKRKPKPKAAGPSALNPNWAQLQSKLPQRPAATHLGKRKHDSGPPSPSRAPAEPSPPPEAVVKLEPTSDDASLTKAVAIDCEMVGVGSDGSKSALGRVTLVNSFGNVVYDEYVRTVERIVDYRTRISGIRPKHMNKAKEFWVVQKEVAELIKGRILVGHALHNDLKVLLLSHPKKDTRDTSEYEIFRRERKRRSLKDLANEVLGAKIQQSEHCPIEDARAAMFIYNKHKKTWEKNMKEQFRFKKKLKKRGKKKPAESNTNDPNVPTVLL